Proteins found in one Sardina pilchardus chromosome 3, fSarPil1.1, whole genome shotgun sequence genomic segment:
- the LOC134077616 gene encoding gap junction gamma-1 protein-like, with translation MSWSFLTRLLEELHQHSTFVGKIWLTALVVFRIVLTAVGGESIYYDEQSKFVCNTLQPGCENVCYDSFAPLSHVRFWVFQIILVATPSLVYLGFAANRIARLEEEDDDGRCGCGGRCGGGGGGSGTGTPPNRKQRLACGRRPERANRIVDDGRDEEEEDQEEEPMLHHVPLVVMEEEEEEEGPNKGEGRSNNNKPPRRRHDGRRRIRRDGLLRVYVAQLLVRSALELAFLLGQYFLYGLRVPPLYVCNGAPCPHDVNCFVSRPTEKTIFLLVMYGVSLLCLALDLWEMLHLGLGSILDILRPRRRRRRQRHSAIALGPLRGGAPISEAGGGGGGGPGGAGYGYGSYPFWSGGANASANPLAPPGYYSVRPEQQLPVSELSGGSQAKMAATRQNRANTAAQERQEEARRDRKRERGGGGVKHSGGRGDRGSCSSSSRSDEGKPSVWI, from the coding sequence ATGAGCTGGAGCTTCCTGACGCGTCTGCTGGAGGAGCTCCACCAGCACTCCACGTTCGTGGGCAAGATCTGGCTCACCGCGCTCGTCGTGTTCCGTATCGTCCTCACGGCCGTCGGCGGCGAGAGCATCTATTACGACGAGCAGAGCAAGTTCGTGTGCAACACGCTCCAACCGGGCTGCGAGAACGTGTGTTACGATTCCTTCGCGCCGCTCTCGCACGTCCGCTTCTGGGTGTTCCAGATCATCCTCGTGGCCACGCCCTCGCTCGTGTACCTGGGCTTCGCGGCCAATAGGATCGCtcgcctggaggaggaggatgatgatgggcGTTGTGGTTGCGGCGGGCgttgcggcggcggcggcggcggctcggGCACGGGCacgccgccgaacaggaagcaGAGACTCGCTTGTGGGCGTCGGCCTGAGCGAGCCAATAGGATCGTGGATGATGGGcgggacgaagaggaggaggaccaggaggaggagccaaTGCTGCACCACGTGCCattggtggtgatggaggaggaagaggaagaggaggggcctAATAAGGGCGAGGGGCggagcaacaacaacaagccgCCGCGTCGTCGTCACGACGGGCGCCGGCGTATCCGTAGAGACGGTCTGCTGCGCGTCTACGTGGCGCAGCTGCTCGTGCGCTCGGCGCTCGAGCTCGCGTTCCTGCTCGGCCAGTACTTCCTCTACGGCTTGCGCGTGCCGCCGCTCTACGTGTGCAACGGCGCCCCCTGCCCTCACGACGTGAACTGCTTCGTGTCGCGGCCCACGGAGAAGACCATCTTCCTGCTCGTCATGTACGGCGTCTCGCTGCTCTGCCTGGCGCTCGACCTCTGGGAGATGCTGCACCTTGGACTCGGCTCCATCCTCGACATCCTCCGTCCGCGTCGTCGTCGCCGGCGGCAACGCCACTCCGCCATCGCCCTGGGGCCCCTGAGGGGGGGGGCGCCCATCAGCgaggccggcggcggcggcgggggggggccggggggggccGGCTATGGCTACGGCAGCTACCCGTTCTGGAGCGGCGGCGCTAACGCTAGCGCTAACCCTCTAGCGCCCCCTGGCTACTACAGCGTGCGGCCGGAGCAGCAGCTGCCCGTCAGCGAGCTCAGCGGCGGCAGCCAGGCCAAGATGGCGGCGACGCGGCAGAACAGAGCCAACACGGCGGCGcaggagagacaggaagaggccAGGCGGGACAGGAAGAGGGagcggggagggggaggggtcaaGCACTCGGGGGGGCGGGGCGACAGaggcagctgtagcagcagcagtcgaTCAGATGAGGGGAAGCCGTCGGTGTGGATCTGA